From the Borrelia turicatae 91E135 genome, one window contains:
- a CDS encoding variable large family protein, with amino-acid sequence MKRITLSALLMTLFLLLSCGSGGTKAEDPQSRFLKSLISLSNDFLNVFTSFSDMVGGVLGFNTNTKKSDVADYFKTIHDTVSSTKTALEKIVTDMKSENNPNAEATGVAVKNLIDNTLDKIIEGAKTASEAIGSDASDPIANVAAQTVVGAVAEEASVKLLSEGVGTIVNVVLKNIGSVDAGTDKKAEDGSARGNNDGAAKLFGNTAIAADSKKSGTDAAKAVGAVTGADILQAISKGDAGKAAKLAKNNAANAADATNAKDAVVAGGIALRAMAKNGKFPGGEAGGHDDYAAEIKGAAISAITKALGTLTIAIRNTIDVGLKTVKDIMNLNSNDTPVTTDKQVPETKS; translated from the coding sequence ACTTCTTAGTTGTGGGAGTGGGGGTACTAAGGCTGAGGATCCTCAGAGTAGATTCTTGAAATCTCTTATTAGTTTAAGTAATGACTTCTTAAATGTTTTCACTTCCTTTTCTGATATGGTTGGAGGTGTTTTAGGTTTTAATACTAATACTAAAAAGTCTGATGTTGCAGATTACTTTAAGACCATTCATGATACTGTTTCATCTACTAAGACAGCCCTTGAAAAAATTGTTACTGACATGAAATCTGAGAATAATCCTAATGCAGAGGCTACAGGTGTTGCTGTAAAAAACCTAATTGATAATACTCTTGATAAAATAATTGAGGGGGCTAAAACTGCTAGTGAGGCTATTGGTTCTGATGCTAGTGACCCAATTGCTAATGTTGCTGCTCAAACAGTTGTTGGTGCTGTTGCTGAAGAAGCTTCGGTTAAGTTGCTTAGTGAAGGGGTTGGAACGATTGTAAATGTAGTGCTTAAAAATATAGGAAGTGTTGATGCTGGTACCGATAAAAAAGCTGAAGATGGTAGCGCAAGAGGGAATAATGATGGTGCAGCTAAGTTGTTTGGTAATACTGCTATTGCTGCTGATTCAAAAAAATCAGGTACCGATGCTGCTAAGGCTGTTGGAGCTGTAACTGGTGCTGATATTCTTCAAGCCATTTCTAAAGGTGATGCAGGCAAAGCTGCCAAGTTGGCTAAAAATAATGCTGCTAATGCAGCTGATGCTACTAATGCTAAGGATGCAGTTGTAGCAGGAGGTATAGCACTGCGAGCAATGGCGAAGAATGGTAAATTTCCTGGTGGTGAAGCTGGTGGTCATGATGATTATGCGGCTGAAATTAAGGGGGCAGCAATAAGTGCAATAACTAAGGCGTTGGGGACTCTAACAATAGCGATAAGAAATACTATTGATGTGGGACTTAAGACTGTTAAAGATATTATGAATCTTAATTCTAATGATACTCCTGTAACTACTGATAAGCAGGTTCCTGAAACTAAAAGTTAA
- the bdr gene encoding Bdr family repetitive protein: MGLAQPVVTQQMVINELTKAGINRDIAIDLSYRYYKNELTYKDIEYLETTFNLKLEKVEATLQADIRDLDNKIVNVKNELKSDIKDLDNKIDVNKMELKSTLRLHGWMFGTIITLNIGIFLTLISIVYSLLNR, translated from the coding sequence ATGGGTCTTGCACAACCAGTAGTTACTCAACAAATGGTCATCAATGAACTTACTAAAGCCGGTATTAATAGAGATATTGCTATTGATTTATCTTATAGATATTATAAGAATGAACTGACTTACAAGGATATTGAGTATTTAGAGACTACTTTTAACCTTAAGCTTGAAAAGGTAGAAGCAACCTTACAAGCCGATATTAGAGACCTTGATAATAAAATTGTCAACGTTAAAAATGAGTTAAAATCTGACATTAAAGACTTGGATAATAAGATTGATGTTAACAAAATGGAACTTAAGAGTACATTAAGACTTCATGGTTGGATGTTTGGAACTATTATTACCCTTAACATAGGAATTTTTTTAACATTAATATCCATAGTCTATTCATTGTTAAATAGATGA
- a CDS encoding variable large family protein, with product MKRITLSALLMTLFLLLSCGSGSAKTEDPKTLFLTSIANLGKGFLDVFTSLSDMVAGALGINADTKKSDIGQYFTDIEKTMTSVKAKLNDVVATNGNYLKVKEVVDKFITETLDKIAAGAKEAAKGATGDAIGNATAAGHGATPASKDSVVSLVKGIKTIVDVVLKKDEGHAEANKTEDNDKKDIGKLFDGKKDDAKEENIAKAAASIGSVTGADILKAITTSKENPNADDTDGIEKAKDAAEIAVAPAVDDKKEIKEASAKKDAIIAAGIALRAMAKDGKFAANQNAKDSNAVNGVAASAVGKTLSTLIIAIRNTVDSGLKSISDALAAVKQEDKSLDSTTPADATASGQ from the coding sequence ATGAAAAGAATTACTTTAAGTGCGTTATTAATGACTTTATTTTTACTTCTTAGTTGTGGCAGTGGCAGTGCTAAGACGGAAGATCCTAAAACCTTATTCTTAACTTCTATTGCTAATTTAGGTAAAGGTTTCTTAGATGTTTTTACTTCACTTTCTGATATGGTTGCTGGCGCTTTGGGTATTAATGCTGACACTAAAAAATCTGATATTGGTCAGTATTTCACTGATATTGAAAAGACTATGACATCTGTTAAAGCCAAACTAAATGATGTTGTTGCTACGAATGGTAACTATCTCAAGGTAAAGGAAGTTGTTGATAAGTTCATTACTGAAACATTAGATAAAATTGCTGCAGGAGCGAAGGAAGCGGCTAAAGGGGCTACTGGTGATGCTATAGGAAATGCTACCGCAGCTGGACATGGAGCTACTCCCGCTAGCAAGGATTCAGTTGTTTCTCTTGTTAAAGGGATTAAGACTATTGTTGATGTGGTTTTAAAAAAGGATGAGGGACATGCAGAGGCGAATAAGACTGAAGATAATGATAAAAAGGATATTGGTAAGTTGTTTGATGGAAAAAAAGATGATGCTAAAGAAGAAAATATTGCAAAAGCAGCAGCTAGCATTGGTTCAGTGACTGGTGCTGATATTCTTAAAGCTATAACTACATCTAAGGAAAATCCTAATGCTGATGATACTGATGGAATTGAGAAAGCCAAAGATGCTGCTGAGATTGCAGTTGCTCCGGCTGTTGATGATAAAAAAGAAATTAAAGAGGCTTCAGCAAAGAAAGACGCGATTATTGCAGCGGGGATTGCTTTAAGAGCAATGGCTAAAGATGGTAAATTTGCTGCTAATCAGAATGCTAAAGATTCTAATGCAGTAAATGGTGTTGCTGCTAGTGCGGTAGGTAAGACTTTAAGTACTCTTATTATTGCTATTAGAAATACTGTTGATAGTGGATTAAAGTCAATAAGTGATGCACTAGCAGCCGTTAAACAAGAAGATAAGTCTTTAGATTCTACTACTCCTGCAGACGCAACAGCTAGTGGACAGTAA
- a CDS encoding Vsp/OspC family lipoprotein: MFLSCNNSGTSPKDGHAAKSDGTILDLATITKNITDAVAFAKSVKDVHTLVKSIDELAKAIGKKIGANGLETDADKNAKLISGAYSVISAVDTKLASLEKKVGISDDLKGKITTVKNASTSFLTKAKSKTADLGKDDVKDADAKTAIDIADTGAKDKGAEELIKLNTAIDALLTSAEAAVTAAINALSTPAKSASTVQSN; the protein is encoded by the coding sequence TTGTTTTTATCTTGTAATAATTCAGGGACTTCTCCTAAAGATGGGCATGCGGCTAAATCTGATGGCACAATCCTTGACCTAGCTACAATAACTAAAAACATTACCGATGCTGTTGCTTTTGCTAAGAGTGTTAAAGACGTTCATACTTTAGTTAAATCCATTGATGAGCTTGCTAAAGCTATCGGGAAAAAAATTGGTGCCAATGGTCTTGAAACTGATGCTGATAAGAATGCAAAATTAATTTCAGGAGCATATAGTGTAATATCAGCTGTAGATACTAAATTAGCATCATTAGAAAAAAAAGTTGGAATTTCTGATGACTTAAAGGGAAAAATTACTACTGTTAAGAATGCAAGTACATCCTTTTTAACCAAGGCTAAATCAAAGACAGCTGATCTTGGTAAAGATGATGTTAAGGATGCTGATGCGAAGACAGCTATAGATATAGCAGATACTGGAGCCAAGGATAAAGGCGCGGAAGAGCTTATTAAACTCAATACAGCAATTGATGCTTTGTTAACTTCTGCTGAAGCTGCAGTAACAGCTGCAATAAATGCGCTTTCAACTCCTGCTAAGTCAGCATCTACTGTTCAATCTAACTAA
- a CDS encoding variable large family protein — MYCFYLVLLLNNNFYFLFLLLSCGSGSAKVEDPKTTFLNSIANLGKGFLDVFTSFSDMVAGAFGIKADTKKSDIGQYFTDIEKTMTSVKKKLRDEVVTNGNYSKLKSVVDTFITNTLDKIAEGAKEAAKGATGDAAIGGATKDGQDPAPAEVASVNSLVKGIKDIVGVVLKKGEGDASATKTGNTEQKSIGKLLGKKDDGTEAHAAAASASIGAVTGADILQAIAKSDAVSDDPKIENAKNAADIAAAKADANGKDFGDGQKDAVIAAGIALRAMAKDGKFASKQNEDKSAHAVNGAAASAVGKTLSTLIIAIRNTVDSGLQTINAVLATVTQEDKSAEATTPADATASGQ; from the coding sequence ATGTATTGTTTTTATCTTGTTTTATTACTTAATAATAACTTCTATTTTTTATTTTTACTTCTTAGCTGTGGCAGTGGGAGTGCTAAGGTGGAAGATCCTAAAACCACATTCTTAAACTCTATTGCTAATTTGGGTAAAGGTTTCTTAGATGTTTTTACTTCCTTTTCTGATATGGTTGCTGGCGCTTTTGGTATTAAAGCTGACACTAAGAAATCTGATATTGGTCAGTATTTCACTGATATTGAAAAGACTATGACATCTGTTAAAAAGAAATTACGAGATGAAGTTGTTACGAATGGGAATTACTCAAAACTTAAATCTGTTGTTGATACATTTATCACTAACACATTAGACAAGATTGCAGAAGGAGCTAAAGAAGCGGCTAAAGGGGCTACTGGTGATGCTGCTATTGGTGGTGCTACTAAAGATGGTCAAGATCCTGCACCTGCAGAGGTTGCAAGTGTCAACTCCCTTGTTAAAGGAATTAAAGATATAGTTGGTGTGGTTCTAAAAAAGGGTGAAGGAGATGCAAGCGCTACTAAGACTGGTAACACAGAGCAAAAATCAATTGGTAAGTTGCTTGGTAAAAAGGATGATGGGACAGAAGCACATGCTGCTGCTGCTAGTGCATCAATAGGAGCAGTAACTGGTGCTGATATTTTACAAGCTATTGCTAAGTCTGATGCAGTTTCTGATGATCCTAAAATTGAAAACGCGAAAAATGCTGCTGACATTGCTGCTGCTAAGGCTGATGCTAATGGTAAAGATTTTGGAGATGGGCAGAAAGATGCAGTTATTGCTGCTGGTATTGCTTTAAGAGCCATGGCTAAGGATGGTAAGTTTGCTTCTAAGCAAAATGAAGATAAATCCGCTCATGCAGTGAATGGAGCAGCTGCTAGTGCTGTTGGTAAGACTTTAAGTACTCTAATAATAGCAATAAGAAATACTGTTGATAGTGGATTGCAAACAATAAATGCAGTTCTTGCTACGGTTACACAAGAAGATAAGTCTGCAGAAGCTACTACACCTGCAGACGCAACAGCTAGTGGACAGTAA
- a CDS encoding variable large family protein — MTLFLLLSCGSGSAKVEDPKTLFLTSIANLGKGFLDVFTSLSDMVAGAFGIKAETKKSDIGQYFTDIETTINTVKKKLQEEVATNGNYLKIKGVVDTFITNTLDKIAEGAKTAAKGATTDVVIGNAKQNEDAVPGETASVNALVKGIKTIVDVVLKDNEGNPDATKTADTEKKSVGNLLAKGSANDGTEAQAAAASASIGAITGADILKAIAKSEKATANKDINVVNNAAEIAIAKNDSATKTLDAAQKDAVIAAGIALRAMAKDGKFAAKQNEEKSAHAVNGAVASSVGKTLSTLIIAIRNTVDTGLKTISDALATVTQEDKSADSTTPADATAIGQQQ, encoded by the coding sequence ATGACTTTATTTTTACTTCTTAGCTGTGGCAGTGGGAGTGCTAAGGTGGAAGATCCTAAAACCTTATTCTTAACTTCTATTGCTAATTTAGGTAAAGGCTTCTTAGATGTTTTTACTTCACTTTCTGATATGGTTGCTGGGGCTTTTGGCATTAAAGCTGAGACTAAGAAGTCTGACATTGGTCAGTACTTCACTGATATTGAAACTACTATAAACACAGTTAAAAAGAAGTTACAAGAGGAAGTTGCTACGAATGGTAACTATCTAAAGATAAAGGGAGTAGTTGATACATTTATCACTAACACATTAGATAAAATAGCAGAAGGGGCTAAAACAGCAGCTAAAGGGGCTACTACTGATGTTGTTATTGGTAATGCTAAACAAAATGAGGATGCTGTACCTGGAGAAACAGCAAGTGTAAATGCTCTTGTTAAAGGAATTAAAACTATTGTTGACGTAGTTTTAAAAGATAATGAAGGAAATCCAGATGCTACTAAAACCGCAGATACTGAAAAAAAGTCAGTTGGTAATTTGCTTGCTAAAGGAAGTGCTAATGATGGAACAGAAGCACAAGCTGCTGCAGCTAGTGCTTCAATCGGAGCTATAACTGGCGCTGACATTCTAAAAGCTATTGCTAAGTCTGAGAAAGCTACTGCAAATAAAGATATTAATGTAGTAAATAATGCGGCAGAGATTGCGATTGCTAAAAATGATAGTGCTACTAAAACTCTTGATGCAGCACAAAAGGACGCAGTTATTGCAGCAGGGATAGCATTGCGAGCAATGGCTAAGGATGGTAAATTTGCTGCTAAACAAAATGAAGAGAAATCTGCTCATGCAGTTAATGGTGCTGTTGCTAGTTCTGTTGGTAAGACTTTAAGTACTCTTATTATTGCTATTAGAAATACTGTTGATACTGGTTTAAAAACGATAAGTGATGCTCTTGCTACAGTTACACAAGAAGATAAATCTGCAGATTCTACTACACCTGCAGATGCAACAGCTATTGGACAGCAACAATAA
- the bdr gene encoding Bdr family repetitive protein — translation MGLAQPVVTQQMVIAELTKAGINRDIAIDLSYRYYRNELTYKDIEFLKENFDIKLEKVEALLQAEIQRVETTLKSDIKDLDNKFDTKFNELDNKINTVENNLNIKIEKVEALLQAEIKSVKTELDNKIDTKFNELDTKIDTVENNLNNKIDNVRSELKSDIKDLDNKIDNVRNEVSLVRKDMEINRMELDNKLDKTASEFKSTSRLHNWMFGTLITLNIGIFLALISLLVK, via the coding sequence ATGGGACTTGCTCAACCAGTAGTTACTCAACAAATGGTTATAGCAGAACTTACCAAGGCTGGTATTAATAGAGATATTGCTATTGATCTGTCTTACAGATATTATCGTAATGAACTGACTTATAAAGATATTGAATTCTTAAAAGAAAACTTTGATATAAAGCTTGAAAAAGTTGAAGCTCTTTTACAAGCTGAGATTCAAAGGGTTGAGACAACATTAAAATCCGATATTAAAGACCTGGATAATAAATTCGATACTAAATTCAATGAACTTGATAACAAGATTAATACTGTTGAGAATAATCTTAACATCAAGATTGAAAAAGTTGAAGCTCTTTTACAAGCTGAGATTAAATCTGTCAAGACTGAACTTGATAATAAAATAGATACTAAATTCAATGAACTCGATACCAAAATAGATACAGTTGAGAATAATCTTAATAATAAGATTGATAACGTTAGAAGTGAATTAAAATCCGATATTAAAGACCTGGATAATAAGATTGATAATGTTAGAAATGAGGTTTCTCTTGTTCGAAAAGATATGGAAATTAACAGAATGGAGCTTGATAATAAACTTGATAAAACTGCATCAGAATTTAAAAGTACATCAAGACTACATAATTGGATGTTTGGAACTCTAATTACCCTTAATATAGGAATATTTTTAGCATTAATATCATTATTAGTAAAGTAA
- a CDS encoding variable large family protein, translating into MKHRLNERIKNFNITILISLFLLLSCGSGQLQAGKDGEAATGGSSLSAVISISRQLFLDAFVSFGNLLKGLLGLTVDTTKKEVGEQLGKLGEAVQLVKVKLEELKGNEQFNLIKDKAESTINKAIGTLGKIFEGASKIKDATGSANGKVGGKVDDTENAAPANTESVKGLVEGINLIYEAAKEIGVDLKGNANKQIEDSKEIAKLFKDTGDVGADAKALSGAKRAVIAASGSDILAAIEAAKDTSKQAGNISAAKNAYDIAVANKDNTDAGADVRDKGPVIAAGLALRAMAKDGKLATVATHAPGQAVNAVLIGVVGKTVNEIVSIVRRTVDKCLKDVDDCIKEDSSSVVKAK; encoded by the coding sequence ATGAAGCATAGATTAAATGAGAGAATTAAAAACTTTAATATAACTATACTTATATCTTTGTTCTTACTTCTTAGCTGTGGCAGTGGTCAACTTCAAGCTGGTAAGGATGGCGAGGCAGCTACAGGTGGAAGCAGTTTAAGTGCAGTAATTTCAATCTCAAGACAATTGTTTTTGGATGCTTTTGTTTCTTTTGGAAATTTATTAAAAGGATTACTTGGTCTTACTGTAGATACAACTAAGAAAGAAGTGGGAGAACAATTGGGTAAGCTTGGAGAAGCAGTACAATTAGTTAAAGTTAAATTAGAAGAGCTAAAGGGAAATGAACAGTTTAATTTAATAAAAGACAAAGCTGAAAGTACAATAAATAAGGCAATTGGTACTTTAGGAAAGATATTTGAAGGAGCAAGTAAAATTAAGGATGCTACTGGTAGTGCTAATGGTAAAGTTGGTGGTAAAGTTGATGATACTGAGAATGCAGCACCAGCAAATACAGAAAGTGTAAAGGGTCTTGTTGAAGGGATTAACTTAATTTATGAAGCAGCAAAGGAAATTGGTGTTGATCTAAAAGGAAATGCTAATAAGCAGATTGAGGATTCTAAAGAGATTGCAAAGTTATTTAAAGACACTGGTGATGTTGGTGCTGATGCTAAGGCACTAAGTGGAGCCAAGAGAGCAGTAATTGCAGCTAGTGGTTCAGATATATTAGCTGCAATTGAAGCAGCTAAGGATACAAGTAAGCAAGCAGGTAATATTAGTGCAGCAAAAAATGCTTATGACATTGCAGTTGCTAATAAAGATAATACAGATGCAGGTGCTGATGTTAGGGACAAAGGGCCAGTAATAGCAGCCGGTTTAGCTTTGAGAGCTATGGCAAAGGATGGTAAATTAGCAACTGTTGCTACTCATGCACCAGGACAAGCAGTGAATGCAGTATTAATAGGAGTAGTTGGTAAAACTGTAAATGAGATAGTATCTATTGTAAGAAGAACAGTTGATAAATGTTTAAAAGATGTTGATGATTGCATAAAAGAAGATTCCAGTAGTGTAGTGAAAGCTAAGTAA
- a CDS encoding DUF3890 domain-containing protein, which yields MDSDVESSGRFGELYLKIKALLSITDEILSFEKFKNQTDLLGMILSTRGINIDTLDVNQASLLLYYYIGLSLNVPVCFVSLVLHD from the coding sequence ATGGATAGTGATGTAGAATCATCTGGAAGATTTGGGGAGCTTTACTTAAAAATTAAAGCTCTCTTAAGTATAACTGACGAAATTTTAAGTTTTGAAAAATTTAAAAATCAGACAGATCTACTTGGAATGATACTTAGTACACGTGGTATTAACATTGACACATTAGATGTTAATCAAGCGTCTCTACTGCTTTACTATTACATAGGATTGAGCTTAAACGTTCCGGTATGCTTCGTGAGTTTGGTCTTGCATGATTAA